One Euwallacea similis isolate ESF13 chromosome 16, ESF131.1, whole genome shotgun sequence DNA segment encodes these proteins:
- the LOC136414144 gene encoding uncharacterized protein isoform X3 has protein sequence MESRGEISELQQLVSSDAENDDSTIQEDPTDTTESKVMSPIRSAKVFSSSGNTSHSSVARSAGRGQVGSTGGSKIAFINERKPFREPLKASTARPRNPHKVPDVRHMERALLGLLADFHSGKLRAFGGGNTMDQMTNIREQQEKLAKLHFDLAGSANIPSLSEDSLKSSQNTMSQLIQRLEQLSVSIEALHSNSTK, from the exons ATGGAATCAAGGGGAGAGATATCGGAACTTCAGCAACTAGTTTCAAGTGATGCCGAAAATGACGACAGTACAATTCAAGAAGATCCCACTGACACCACAGAATCGAAAGTTATGTCTCCTATAAGAAGCGCGAAAGTA TTTTCCTCTTCGGGAAATACAAGCCACAGTTCCGTAGCAAGATCAGCAGGAAGAGGGCAGGTTGGGTCAACAGGAGGCTCAAAAATAGCCTTTATTAATGAAAGGAAGCCTTTCAGAGAGCCTTTGAAAGCTAGCACTGCTCGGCCGAGGAATCCTCAtaaag TGCCAGATGTTCGACACATGGAAAGAGCTCTTCTTGGATTATTGGCAGACTTCCATTCAGGGAAATTAAGAGCATTTGGGGGAGGGAACACAATGGATCAGATGACAAACATCAGGGAGCAACAGGAAAAGTTGGCCAAGTTACACTTTGACTTGGCAGGGTCTGCTAATATACCTTCATTATCAGAGGATAGTTTAAAATCCTCCCAAAATACCATGAGTCAATTGATACAAAGACTTGAACAGCTTAGTGTTTCAATAGAGGCGTTGCACAGTAATTCCACAAAGTAA
- the LOC136414140 gene encoding protein asteroid-like, which yields MGIQGFTKFMNERAEDYFENYELRDCKLIIDGHSISCQLYNWKHWQFDARSFNCYGGDYDKYACIVEKFFGMFKDICVKPIVVFDGGFEQRKLPTIISRMQDKINIANQLDPVFEVKQPNKVVFPLFMREAFKDILRKLDVEMMMCEYEGDTEIASIARSLDCPVLTFDSDYFLFGAQYIPFKTLDSKVTSVGNWRTGPYKCISCKIYKIEKFLESFPGLQLNTLHLLPVLLGNDYIDSHIFNPFLCSIGIANVSNQGKIQMVLEWLRSQTPEKAVQLILGSFRNKKERLFVLNKVEKIVTSYYFVESQFFRQLNIKKHIVKDCRKIDFKHIREKIESIESEIETSIKKPKTSNVIVSSVEDQGENNLSKVSASKCYLDTQKQIEYVENGEMCIRSEISSNECIEEKRKSDTTIVSVKETPRELTTSNLNSKDSNDNSLDTIAVTQCEENCSKTNIKVKCSNVEEELANGKTKVVIEANEVENTKNIGRGNEELNTYNETSTFSFEETHLEKNNTSKNAISKQFIKNFTRALYPSSFMDILTQNIFYLIPQVEDHRKENSHKVSFDILRAIHKIVTNSQAVDFTIVGRGDGTKVERFPQEQYLEQVPSLEEIEELTLQGRRDVWFKILNIETSFASVLEHFPTEWHTFLVALKFVASKISFDTSLIYSLVLCFMILNYIDQKVGYYRSPERYKNRFHSFMHNLPPNNDHVPFRVDKNCFYYFPTKDCIILLQKVLRHFEINPNENSLTFDRHLVHQMAQIQSVLLHIKYLNSLLKYPYPNLIISQIFDSTFIYNLSKTFKEKSTELDTNYLNVFFKDCPSVLAGFKYVLSMLNKQIIL from the coding sequence ATGGGAATTCAGGGCTTCACGAAATTTATGAACGAAAGAGCTGAggattatttcgaaaattacgAACTCCGAGattgcaaattaataatagacGGCCACAGTATATCTTGCCAATTGTATAATTGGAAACACTGGCAATTCGATGCCAGATCCTTCAACTGCTATGGGGGAGATTATGACAAATACGCTTGTATTGTGGAGAAGTTTTTCGGAATGTTTAAAGATATCTGTGTTAAGCCTATTGTAGTATTTGATGGTGGCTTTGAGCAGCGGAAACTTCCCACAATCATAAGCCGGATGCAAGACAAAATCAACATTGCTAACCAATTAGATCCAGTCTTTGAAGTCAAACAGCCAAATAAAGTCGTGTTCCCGTTGTTCATGCGTGAAGCattcaaagatattttaaggAAGTTAGATGTTGAAATGATGATGTGTGAGTATGAGGGAGATACTGAAATTGCTAGTATTGCCAGGAGTTTGGATTGTCCAGTTTTAACGTTTGAttcagactattttttatttggggCACAATACATTCCCTTTAAAACATTGGACAGCAAAGTAACTTCGGTTGGGAATTGGAGAACTGGGCCTTACAAGTGTATTTCttgtaaaatatataagaTTGAAAAGTTCTTGGAAAGCTTTCCAGGCTTACAGTTAAACACTCTTCATCTATTGCCAGTATTATTAGGAAATGACTACATTGATAGCCATATATTCAATCCATTTCTTTGCTCAATAGGGATTGCTAACGTTAGCAATCAAGGTAAGATACAAATGGTGCTTGAGTGGCTCAGAAGTCAAACCCCAGAAAAAGCTGTGCAACTCATTTTAGGTAgctttagaaacaaaaaagaaagactttttgttttaaacaaagttgaaaaaattgttacgtcatattattttgttgaGAGCCAGTTTTTTAGGCAgttgaacattaaaaaacacattgTCAAAGACTGTAGAAAAATAGATTTCAAACatataagagaaaaaattgaaagtataGAAAGTGAGATTGAAACTAGTATTAAAAAGCCTAAAACTAGTAATGTTATTGTTAGCTCTGTTGAAGATCAaggtgaaaataatttaagcaAGGTCAGTGCatcaaaatgttatttagaCACACAGAAACAAATTGAATATGTGGAAAATGGAGAAATGTGTATCAGATCTGAAATAAGTAGTAATGAATGCATTgaagagaaaagaaaaagtgaTACCACAATTGTGAGTGTCAAAGAAACTCCAAGAGAACTGACCACAAGTAATTTGAATAGTAAAGATTCAAATGACAACTCACTAGATACAATTGCTGTGACTCAATGTGAAGAAAATTGCTCCAAAACAAACATCAAGGTAAAATGCAGTAATGTTGAAGAAGAGTTAGCAAATGGTAAAACTAAGGTTGTAATTGAAGCAAATGAAGTAGAgaatactaaaaatattggAAGAGGTAATGAAGAGTTAAACACATATAATGAAACCTCTACATTCAGCTTTGAAGAAAcacatttggaaaaaaataatacatcaaaaaatgcaatttctaAGCAATTTATAAAGAACTTCACCAGGGCATTGTACCCATCATCATTCATGGACATTCTTacccaaaatattttttatctaattcCCCAAGTTGAAGATCACCGTAAAGAAAATTCTCATAAAGTGTCTTTTGATATATTGCGTGCCATCCACAAAATTGTGACAAATTCCCAAGCAGTGGACTTTACAATAGTAGGGAGAGGTGATGGAACTAAAGTTGAGAGGTTCCCACAAGAACAATATTTGGAACAAGTGCCTTCTTtggaagaaattgaagaactGACTCTGCAGGGGAGGAGAGATGTGTGGTTTAAAATACTGAATATAGAAACTAGCTTTGCATCAGTATTGGAACATTTTCCCACTGAGTGGCATACTTTCCTAGTTGCTCTAAAATTTGTTGCatcaaaaatatcatttgACACCTCTTTGATTTACTCTTTAGTATTATGTTTTATGATTCTCAATTATATTGATCAAAAAGTAGGATATTATAGGTCACCTGAAAGGTACAAGAACAGATTTCACTCTTTTATGCATAATTTGCCGCCAAATAATGATCATGTACCATTTAGAGTagacaaaaattgcttttattactttccTACCAAAGActgcataattttattacaaaaagtactgagacattttgaaattaaccCTAATGAGAACTCTTTAACGTTTGACAGGCATTTAGTTCATCAGATGGCTCAAATCCAAAGCGTATtattacatataaaatatctaaattcacTATTGAAATATCCATACCcaaacttaataataagtcAGATATTTGATTCGAcgtttatatataatttatcaaaaacttttaaagaaaaatccacaGAATTAGATACAAactatttaaatgttttctttaaggACTGTCCAAGCGTTTTAGCCGGGTTCAAATATGTGTTAAGTATGTTAAATAAACAGatcattttataa
- the LOC136414144 gene encoding coiled-coil domain-containing protein 28A isoform X2, whose translation MESRGEISELQQLVSSDAENDDSTIQEDPTDTTESKVMSPIRSAKFSSSGNTSHSSVARSAGRGQVGSTGGSKIAFINERKPFREPLKASTARPRNPHKELPKTDIHHHSFISQVPDVRHMERALLGLLADFHSGKLRAFGGGNTMDQMTNIREQQEKLAKLHFDLAGSANIPSLSEDSLKSSQNTMSQLIQRLEQLSVSIEALHSNSTK comes from the exons ATGGAATCAAGGGGAGAGATATCGGAACTTCAGCAACTAGTTTCAAGTGATGCCGAAAATGACGACAGTACAATTCAAGAAGATCCCACTGACACCACAGAATCGAAAGTTATGTCTCCTATAAGAAGCGCGAAA TTTTCCTCTTCGGGAAATACAAGCCACAGTTCCGTAGCAAGATCAGCAGGAAGAGGGCAGGTTGGGTCAACAGGAGGCTCAAAAATAGCCTTTATTAATGAAAGGAAGCCTTTCAGAGAGCCTTTGAAAGCTAGCACTGCTCGGCCGAGGAATCCTCAtaaag AGCTTCCAAAAACAGATATCCACCACCATTCTTTTATATCCCAAGTGCCAGATGTTCGACACATGGAAAGAGCTCTTCTTGGATTATTGGCAGACTTCCATTCAGGGAAATTAAGAGCATTTGGGGGAGGGAACACAATGGATCAGATGACAAACATCAGGGAGCAACAGGAAAAGTTGGCCAAGTTACACTTTGACTTGGCAGGGTCTGCTAATATACCTTCATTATCAGAGGATAGTTTAAAATCCTCCCAAAATACCATGAGTCAATTGATACAAAGACTTGAACAGCTTAGTGTTTCAATAGAGGCGTTGCACAGTAATTCCACAAAGTAA
- the mRpS11 gene encoding small ribosomal subunit protein uS11 yields MYRNVQLFFKTLSPRSESILQNTLSRSISTNLILYRDVVNRKEMLKSLPTMDEGTAGEKTKAVDQVLHEKQQMFPTSNSADRLFDGVPFKNLPIVNVRVSHNNTIFNFTDAKGVPRMIRSCGIEGYKNTRKGTNIAAQATAVTFGVKVLEKGFKTVRVRVQGLGPGRMSGIKGLQMAGLNIISITDNTKVSWNPPRARKQRKL; encoded by the coding sequence atGTATAGGAACGTACaacttttctttaaaacaTTATCACCACGTAGTGAATCAATCCTACAAAATACCCTTTCAAGGTCGATTAGcacaaacttaattttatatcGAGATGTAGTGAATagaaaagaaatgttaaaatcgCTTCCTACGATGGATGAAGGTACAGCAGGAGAAAAAACCAAAGCCGTAGATCAAGTATTACATGAGAAGCAGCAAATGTTCCCAACTTCCAATTCCGCAGACCGACTATTTGATGGAGTACCTTTCAAAAACTTACCAATTGTTAATGTTCGAGTGTCCCACAATAACACAATATTCAACTTCACAGACGCTAAAGGAGTGCCTAGAATGATTAGGTCATGCGGCATAGAAGgatataaaaatacaagaaaGGGCACAAATATTGCAGCACAAGCAACAGCTGTAACATTTGGTGTCAAAGTCTTGGAGAAAGGATTTAAAACTGTAAGAGTTCGGGTGCAGGGATTAGGTCCTGGTAGGATGTCAGGTATAAAAGGGTTACAAATGGCAGGattgaatattatttctatAACTGATAATACTAAAGTATCATGGAATCCTCCAAGAGCAAGGAAACAAAGAAAGTTGTAA
- the LOC136414144 gene encoding coiled-coil domain-containing protein 28A isoform X1 — MESRGEISELQQLVSSDAENDDSTIQEDPTDTTESKVMSPIRSAKVFSSSGNTSHSSVARSAGRGQVGSTGGSKIAFINERKPFREPLKASTARPRNPHKELPKTDIHHHSFISQVPDVRHMERALLGLLADFHSGKLRAFGGGNTMDQMTNIREQQEKLAKLHFDLAGSANIPSLSEDSLKSSQNTMSQLIQRLEQLSVSIEALHSNSTK, encoded by the exons ATGGAATCAAGGGGAGAGATATCGGAACTTCAGCAACTAGTTTCAAGTGATGCCGAAAATGACGACAGTACAATTCAAGAAGATCCCACTGACACCACAGAATCGAAAGTTATGTCTCCTATAAGAAGCGCGAAAGTA TTTTCCTCTTCGGGAAATACAAGCCACAGTTCCGTAGCAAGATCAGCAGGAAGAGGGCAGGTTGGGTCAACAGGAGGCTCAAAAATAGCCTTTATTAATGAAAGGAAGCCTTTCAGAGAGCCTTTGAAAGCTAGCACTGCTCGGCCGAGGAATCCTCAtaaag AGCTTCCAAAAACAGATATCCACCACCATTCTTTTATATCCCAAGTGCCAGATGTTCGACACATGGAAAGAGCTCTTCTTGGATTATTGGCAGACTTCCATTCAGGGAAATTAAGAGCATTTGGGGGAGGGAACACAATGGATCAGATGACAAACATCAGGGAGCAACAGGAAAAGTTGGCCAAGTTACACTTTGACTTGGCAGGGTCTGCTAATATACCTTCATTATCAGAGGATAGTTTAAAATCCTCCCAAAATACCATGAGTCAATTGATACAAAGACTTGAACAGCTTAGTGTTTCAATAGAGGCGTTGCACAGTAATTCCACAAAGTAA